In Lolium rigidum isolate FL_2022 chromosome 7, APGP_CSIRO_Lrig_0.1, whole genome shotgun sequence, the DNA window ggatgcggcaactatggcggccaatgcaaccgatgatgcaacaatcatcgatgatgatgattcgagtgacgaaggcaagaagagaagctccactcctcactcggtCAACAATGAGCGGAGGAATGTGCttggtaggaagaccgccaaagatatgaagggaaagaaagccggagatgatgacattgccattgctatggaaaggattgcaaatgcaaggttgcaagcaaatgaagatatgAAGATGGAAAGAAACATGGAGAAAGAGGTTATGGATGCTATGGAAACtcggagagccgctttggaggagaggcttgccgccaacgaggagaaGAAGTTGGCTTTGGAGAAGAAGAGGCAAGCCAACGAAGAGCATCTACGCctagtggaggaggagaaggtcggTTAATAATTGAGTTGCGGTCTCACCTTTTGGCGCGCCTGGGGTCAACGAGGGCGAGCTTGGCGTCggagatggccttcttggcatcggcggcggccctcccgcccagcgcggcggcggaggaggcggaggcgaaggAGGTGGAGCCGTCCATGGACATGATGTGCTGGTGGCGCGGGCGCGCAGGCGGCGGGGGCGGGTAGGGCGCGGCGGAGTCCATGGTGGGCTCGCCGAGCCTGCCGCCGGCCTCGAGGAACATCTGGAACATGCGGCTGCCCGCGTTACCGCCGCCGGGCCCCTCCTCGTAGTCCTCGTactcgtcctcttcgtcgtcgtcgtcggtggcggcggcgacgacgccaaGGTCAGCGGCGTCGAAGGCAAGGTCGTCGGGAAGGGCGGTGGCCCCGAGGAGGATCTCCGACTGCGCGCGGCGGTGCCTGGACGTGCGGCGCGGCGGCGAGTCCTCCGAGCGTGGGCGGCGCGACGTCCGATCCCGCGGCGGAGGTGGACGCGGAGACGGGGGCGGGTAGGGTGGCCATGGTGGGGGATCTGGGAGGGGAATGCGGGGCCGAGTCCACCTCCGCCGGCGAGGGGAGAGAGGAGGAGCAGGCGGGGGAGGGGTGTAGCTTAGGattaggaggaggaagacatgctcGCCCGGACCCATGCATTGACTCTGCAGAgggaaaggaaaaggaaaaggataGATGGGGCAGCAGCGCCCAATGCGGCGGCGTGCTGCATTCCATTGTCGTGCCACTGCTCCCTACTAGGCTGGACCGGACCCAACCCCAAACGGGCTGGCTTCGGAACCTCCGATCCCATGGTTCTGGACtctcttttggagggccttgcgtTGCGGACTTGCGGTACAGCGACAATCCGTCAGTTGACATTTTTTATTTTCATGCAACGGGAAATTTTACACGAAATTGCTGCAAGATGACATGACTTGTTGGATTTTATCTTAGGTTCCGACGAACTGAGAACAACATTCTACAGCAAGTGACCAATGCAATGCATTGAATAAAACACGACAAAGCGCAAAAATTGAACAAACTTTGATTGATACACACAATTTTTTTTGACTTCCTTTATGTTCTACCAGAAATTTTGGGATATCCTTAAAAAGGACTTAATAGATATGTTCAATGCTCGGTTTAGGGATGATCTAGATTTATATCGACTAAACTTTGCCATGATAACCCTCATTCCAAAAGAAAATGAGGCTAGATCTATGAAGAAGGTTAGGCCCGTTAGCTTATTAAATTGTTCCTTTAAGATTTTTACAAAAGTCTTAACTAATAGATTAGCAAAAATCACCACCAATCTGCCTTTATTAGGGGGAGGTTTATCTTAGAAAATGTTGTCACTGCACATGATCGAGGTTATTCATGAGGTGCATAGAAATAAGGATAAGGGTTTAGTGTTGAAGCTTGATTATGAAAAAGCTTATGACAAGGTTAATTTTGAATTTCTCTATGAAGTACTGGAGCTTAGAGGATTCAACCATATTTTCATTCGTTTTATTAAACAGATTACCCAAGGGGGATCTATAGGGGTGAAAGTAAATGATATAGAGGGTGATTTCTTTTTAACAGGAAAAGGATTAAGATAGGGGGGCTCATTGCCCCTCTCTTATTCAATTGTGTTGTTGATGTTTTCTCTAGAATGCTAGTAAAAGGAACTGAAATAAATTTAATTAG includes these proteins:
- the LOC124671786 gene encoding transcription factor RF2a-like, whose amino-acid sequence is MGPGEHVFLLLILSYTPPPPAPPLSPRRRRWTRPRIPLPDPPPWPPYPPPSPRPPPPRDRTSRRPRSEDSPPRRTSRHRRAQSEILLGATALPDDLAFDAADLGVVAAATDDDDEEDEYEDYEEGPGGGNAGSRMFQMFLEAGGRLGEPTMDSAAPYPPPPPARPRHQHIMSMDGSTSFASASSAAALGGRAAADAKKAISDAKLALVDPRRAKR